The genomic segment TTCTTATGGGAATGTACAATTCCGCACtcccaaaaacaaaaaaactttatCTTGACGAATAGAATAAAGAGCTTTTACTGTACTTAAATAATTACATACACAAATTAAAACTGCCATTATGAGCAAAAATCTTGGTACAATTAAAGATTTTCGCTAAAATCGGCAAAAAATATTTCAGGGCTGAATTTCAAGCGATCTTCCACTGGTGAGACACGCACATCTTCCTCTGTCTTGGAAAGCGGTTGCAAATAATCTGACATATTGAATGATTTATACAATGTTGTTGGTTCTACTTCTAACATAATGTCATTTTCTGATTTCAAATTGGTAGGGTCCATATGATTTGGGTCAGAATTAGTGGCATAGGCATCTTGGAATTCCATGTCACATATGTTATTTTGAGTAGTTTGTTCCTCTGGTTCATTACGAAGACAATTTAGTTCTTGAACCTCTCCCAATTTGCCGTCCTCGTCTATTACTTGGTACTGTAAACCTGAAAATTTagttattattagtattttatatCAAGTCTGTTaattatattgaaaataatttgatGGAATAAATCTAATTTAAACTAATATAATCTAAACGGATCgacaataaaaattgttttattttttatgcataCAATCAAGTTAGCACCATCAGACCGACATACCTTGAATATGGACATTCTAGTCTTGCAGAACACTCTCACTCAGACATCATctgaaaaattatcaaaaatttctGGAACAGGTCTTTTTAAAACCTTTTCCTCTTTCCGAAACGGGAAATAGGCCTTTTTAGAACACTGGATTTTTTGGACTGAAACATACAGTGTTGTCCACCCTGATATTGATCAATATTAATTCAACTTGAAAACAGtgaaaatactaaaaaaattcGATTTTTATTCCAAAGCGAACATCTTTTACCGATATGGAAAGCTGCCACTTGTCAACACACTCCCCTCCAGTACCACAAATCTTTAATTTACCATGAGTTGCAAATGAAAAAGTATCAGTTTATTGAAATTGGTATATCTCTTAAAAACtaaacataatgaatatgtttTGTTAGTCTTAATTTCCAATTTTTCCCGTCACGTCAAAAACTATAATAAAAcaacattttcaaaattaaaaggaAACTTTATTGAATGTAACGTAAATAAAAGCAACAATGCCGAGACTTAGACTCTGAAGGCTGATACGATCAATCGCCTAGAGACGTTTGAGATGTAGTTGCATAGAAGAAAGCTTCGAATACCCTCGACAGCGATGCAGACCAATGAAACTGTGTTAAATAGAGCAAATGCCGTTCGTGAGTTACTCTAAAACTATTAAAATGAGAAAAAATTGCTTGGTAAAATCAAGGACCGCAGAGGAATTGGAAGAAAGTGGTGTCATATCTCAAAAACATTCGCCTTTGGACAGGAATATGCAGTGCCGAACAACTACTTCAATTAACTGAAGACCGTGAATAACCCTCCTATACGTTTAGCCAATTGCCAACGTTAGGGGGACCTAAGAtgacacaaaaagaagaagaacaagtctATACAAGTCGCTGTTCGAAATTACGACGAACGTTTTGAAGCATTTTAGGAGTTTCTTGACTACATTTATGTACATTCGTCGTCTTAGTTCTTCCAATAAAGCAGAAATGGTATTATaaatcttatttttaaataaccccataggAAGAAATCCAGGGGAGTTAAACCGGGGGATGTTGCTGACAATTCAATACAACCTTTTCGTCCAATCCATTGCCTAGAATCAACAATCCGTTAAGGTATCGCTTTACGTTTAGGCTATAATGTGGAGGTGCGCCGTCTTGTTGGTAAATCAAAAAATCATCTTCTGAGTACCTGTTATCGTTTTCGATTATATCTGTCAAATGGGATAAATTCTAGATATTATGCTTCTCCGTTCAAATTTTGTTGCAAAAAGAATAGCCCAACAATAAGATCCCCATAAATTCCTGCCCATTCGTTTAATTTCCATGGGTTTCTAAACTTACGTAAAATTGTTACTTCTACCTCTTCACTCCTAATATGTTTTTCACACTCCCTTTTTTTATAAGCTACTGATCCCGtttcatgaattttttttaactagTTTTAATAAGTATGAGTGATAAAGCTGTTTATCTTGATGAAGTTGATTAAATATTTTCGGTGTTGAAATAGTTCAAATAACTAAACTTTTTGTAAATTTCTTTCAATGTAGTTTTTTatgtaacgaaaaaaaaaattgtcattaACACTAGCTCGTAGTCGTTACGTTTGGTTTTTAAGAGTTGTaacacttttaataaattgaCACTTTTCCACAAAAACAGAGTTATAGTTGGtccgctattcccagtccgaactgtctagtgaatttagtaattatttttttttgcgaagttagttactttttgacagactagaagtggctggaaattactatacaaccaagcacacgtgctcatagccaatattatagtaaacaaacgtaaataaaatagaactttattaATTACCGACTAACTGGATAAACTTTAAATTCTGGACTAAACTTTATTCGTTTATTGAAACTATTCTAAAGAAACTCAAGCTAAATGTTACCAAAAACTCAAGTtggttgcctacatttggcgcaactcaacgatataatttatattagcccaacttttttataaaatatattgtttatatattatagaaattTACTTTCTTCGTAAGTGGGATAAATTTCTAAGCGAATTTGATTTTTGACGCTATCATTTGTCAGTCGTTAATTTCCTTTTGCGACTTTTTTCTCTTTAATGTGAGGGTTTTATGGGTTAAAGCCCATCTTTATATTTCCGCACACTTTTTCCTGAGACTTTCAGACATTTGGATGTTAACtgaaatgtttttgttattaaaaacatttgtaacatttacataattcgataaatatattttaatgatcaACTTATCTTAACAGGGTTTTCATTcagcaaataatttaaaaaacctgTTAGACATTTTGAATAAACCTTTGTGCAGTTTTATTACCTTGTAATTAACAGCAATCTTACTCATCTAAAATATTAgcttttaaagaacattttatcatatttatttaagaaaaacttaCTAACGCTTTAGCCGATGGAACAAATGGAAAACTTTGACTATCAATAATGATAAAATTCAAAATAGAACTAACTAATTAACTAAATAGAACTAACAAacctcaaatattatattttaaatatacaggaaaaattttatgggtttagtatacacttccactatttagaataagtcttcttttttcaaaggaagaagtctgcaatagtagtatatttgagctattaatactgagaagtaggagtttttgtgttgtaggtttccgactatgaatctgtcaaaatatgcccgagctaagcgaatgtaccttaatatgaaaagaaaaatcatGGATTCCTGAATTGGCACTGGAAGAGAGTGGGTTGACAAATGACAGATGTCTATATAGTTAAAAGATGAACAACCCTGTATCCCTCGTTTGGTCGgaatgtattttttaaatgttctgcAAAACATTTAGCGTTTTGTTCATTGTTTCTGGCTCAGCTACCATCTGCATTTCTTATTGGAGCATGATAGGTCTTTTCAGTTTCTTAGTAGCCTTCCATAATGAATAGCCAGTGCTTTTGTCATACGTCCTTTCGCTTAAATACACTTCAATTAATTCATGTATATTTCTTATTGTTTCTCTTCTCAGTTTTTGCATTGCATTGTTTAGTTCTGTTTAGTGGGTTGAATATCTGCTTCGTTTCCACCTTCGTCTtagttttctaatttttttttagattatatCCCTTATTTCTGTTGGGTAATTCCTTTTATTCTAGTTAGTGTATTATTCCATGCTGCTTCTTGGATCTGATTTGTAAATACTTTTCTTCTGAGACAAGTTGTTCGAATGTTTTGAACTTCACAGAAAGATTAATCATTACTCCCAGTTCTTGTTTGAAGCTTTCCCAATCAGCGTTCTGTTTACAAATCTAAGAGATAGCTTCTTTTGTATCGCTTCTTGAGTGATTGTTAGAGGGATGAGGGaattataatataatagtctcccgttttataccgctgtcgcggctttgggagtatagcagggtagtctgctatatctagggcctacggtatacaaggaaggtaacatggccagtgctacgcttcaaccgtctattattacccctggttttacccaaggtactcatttttattcaggctgagtcgacctggggcctatagacatttttaaaatgtctagatgttcttgccggcggtgggattcgaaccccggaccaccggtttgcgaggcaaacatcctaccgcttgcgctacgcagccCCTGAGGGAATTATATGAATTCATAATCCCACGAATTCATAATCCTATGAATTTATAATCCCATGAATTCATAACCCGTCCATTTTCAAAAAGTTTGATACTATATTCCTGAATATGAAGAAGTCAATCAAGTCTGGCATTTTGTTCACATCAGTCGGCTAGTAAGTTGGCTTTCCAGTGGATATCGCATTGCAATTTCATGGTTTACGAGCCTTAAGCAGTTCTCTACCTTTTGTGGTCATTAATCTTGATCCCCATTCCGTATGTTTTGCATTATAGTCTCCACCTATTACCTATGGAGCTCAAGAAGTCGTTGTACATCGTATGTACATCTCCTTAGTGAAGTGTGTTTCAGCTATGAGGTATACATTAATTTTCAAAGTCAAGAACCACTTGAAGGTAATTTTTTTGCTGTAGAAGGCCATTTGAATTCCACTCTATAATTCTGAGTTTCTTAGCCATTTCTGACTTTAGGTATCGCATCATGGCTGCGTTTTTCGAGGTTTGCTGTATTTAACTCATATTTAACTTTTCCAATATAAGGTTTAGCATCTCATCTGtaggttttttgtggttttgcTTACCAGTATCATTGTTATTCTGATTCCTATTAGTCTTTTCATTGGTAGATATAGGTAGTGACTACTTCATTATATGGTTTATCTGCTAGTCTGTTATTTACATTGACTTTTCCTTAAGTAGGTTCTGGATTTGGGGTTCCCTGGGCTGCTTTGTGGGGCTGTTTACGCAAccgaattttttttcatttatttatttttaattttcaggaGCTCTCTCTTACACTCTTGATAGTTTGCTGGATAGTTTATTTCAAAATGTATACACTTAGGAGAAGCATCTTTAAATTTATTGCACTGGCTGATTGGATGGGTACCAGTGCAGAAGTACaccaatataataaattttttggcATTGTTTTATTGAATATGTAAAGTAATCTATCAACTGATTTCTGTATTTCAACGTAGGTCAGTCGAATAAAATTCCCAATAGCCCTTTACCAAGGAAACTATATGAAATTGAACTTCAGCCAAAAAAGACTTACTTAActagtttattaaaataaaaagttaagtTAAACATTTGCAAAACAAagcatttttactaaaaaaactTAATTATATGCGAAAAAGCAAAAAAGCAAAATACTTCGGAGAAAGTTTTATGACAACGCATTGAAAATATAGAAGCTAAATTCCTGAAGACTGAAAATATACTATACACCAAGATAAAAAAGCAATCAACACATAATATAAAACAAGAAGCAGATTattaaaggaaaaataactaCACCTGCATTTATCAGAAAACCTTTTGTGGTAGTTCTATTATAGAAAACAATATTAGGTATTAGACCTACTCACCCTCTTTTTGTAAACTCCGCAACACTTCATCCGTTACAGTAACAAAAGTCCCATCAGCAGTTTTAAACATGACCTCTACATTGGAGTTTGCCCGATTCTCCAGAACTTGCTTGATCTTGTTAGCAGTCCAACGCTGTTCTCCATTTTGCACAGTTAGTATTACATCTGATTTATCAGTGGCTTTCGGCTCAAATTTTGGATTTAATTCATCCACGTCCAATGTGACGAAGTTTTTCCTATCTGCAGGTATGAAATTCTCTACAGTTGTCTCTGTATAAGAATCTTCAATAATGAAAATGGGAGGTTGAGGGGCTGAACTTATCTCTTTCTTCAAATTCGCAAGCGCTAATTTACTAGCTATGGCTTCTTTCATACAAGCCTGGTGTTCTGCATCTAAATACATTCTGCGATTTACCTTCGGCATTGGATTTGAATTACTGATCGTGGAGTTGGtcgatttcaaaatatttactGCAGAACTGGCAGGTTTAAAGGGAAAGGTCGGGTATTTTGGTTTGGCAGTTATGAAGATAGGTTTCGGTACATCTATTAAGGAATCTGGAAACAAGATTGCTTACTGTAAGTATGGAAGGAACAAGAGTTAtgtaaagatatctgaaacaaaaaaagcaaTATAAATGTCCATAGagatagtaataaaaaaaaactgaataaaaTAACAATCTATAGGATATCAAACCATAAGTGGTTAAGAAAAATATTAGCACCTTATctttgttaatatatatatatatatatatatatatatatatatatatatatatatatgtatatatatatatatatatatatatatatatatatatatatatatatatatatatgtccaaatgaaatatataaaagaaaagtTACGAACAAAAATATCCAATACTACTTCCCAATGAGCCATAAATTCTACTTTACAAAATATTAACACTTAAGATAATTGGTCTGAAGATATTTGAATTACAATGATGTCAGAGCAACTATTATAAATAACTGTACCTCCCTTATGTAGCTTTTGGATAAATAGATTTATGTGAagtaaatttgaatttatttcaagaattgcaatattattttgtaaatttcaAGGGTTTATTTTCAATATGACAGAGCCCACCTTTTTGTTAATTATGTGTTTTTGACACCTTTGTGTAGAAATAATGAATGTGCAGTTCTTTGTAAAATGGTTTATGCCTACATCTACTTAGAAACAAATATTGAACCATCTTAAAATAGAATATAACAGAACAgttgcatttttttattataattaaacacAATCCACTATTTTTCATAAGAGGTGATATGACATGTAATCTATTTAAGATCTATTTGTTAGATTAACCTAAATATGAAATGAGTCTTCTGGACTACTCCTTTTTAACTAATCTAAGAGAAGATGTGTACTTACAAACTGTTTGATAACGTGGTTGTTGGATGACAAATAACTGACAACTATACTTAAAATCAACTAAAGTAATAACCAAtggtaatatatataaaaaatataaatacctgaGAATTCATAGTTAAGTGGAATATGCAATGAATCAATATGAAGCATTTTAGCCATAGCAATAAAATTACTGGCATTTGCTTCACTTACACATGTTTCTCCATCATACATAAATTTCACTAAagctttaattattttgaagTCACAACCTGAAAATATAACCTGCTCTATGTTGGGATTTTGCTCAAACTCggtctacaaaaaaaatattttaaataagtgcAAAAATAAATCTGGGACATACAATATTTCACCAGATTATGTATCTCACAAAAGCCTTTTCAAGTAGAAAGGTTACCCATAGAAAGAATAATATTTAAACTGGAAAAGGAGTACTTGTAGCATTAGTTTagcatattaaaataaattaaatacctaCTGATTTTATATACTCACTCTAAATAGCTTGCTATGGCATGCTAACACAATTTTATGTGCATGAAGACAATTATTACCACAACACAGGAGGATATCCACTAAACTCTGATGTTCAATTAGGTTGCATAGTCCTGCTGTCGTTTGTAGACAATGTTGGTCGGATTGAATTACATAAGAACATTTTTGAGATGCACCTTCATCCATTTCGGTAGATACTAGAAAGTTTCAAATTATTTGAACAAAACCTAAAAACTTATTTTCTATAGGAGTAGgcaataattatataaattatgaATAACCTACTTCTCCAAGACAATCGACTTTATGTTGTACTAACAATTAGTAAAAAACGGACAATTTGTAATAATATGAACAACACAAAACAATTTATACCTGCAACTAATTATGGTTATAATTAATGTTAAATTACCATCTCAATAGTTAGAAAGAgtcaaattaatttattttttaacaattatattaCAGTAATTAAATACAtactaaaaatatcaaaattcaacaaaaattaCCTGTGTATGTAGTTTGTTTTCTTCAGATTCAAATTTGAAATTTctgtcaaattcaaaataaataatagagaGCGCATGTTGAGTGATACATGTAACAGATTGTTTAATAACAGTTGAAAATAACATACAATTTGTACAAAACCTGCGAAAACAATTAATAAATACAAGATATATCAAGAAATATGCTATTCAACACATAATAAAAAAGTatacacataatttatataatttattagggTCATTATACCAAAATGGTAATGATTTATTTGcctataaaaagtttttaaattccATCTCTGTTAAGTGTAATTTTAAGAATTTGATATAGATGGCAGTGGAGTCTATACAAAACAATTTAGGGGAAATCACTTTCTTGGATAACTttagatattttatgtattagCATGATACTGATGTATTAGTATGATTATAATGTAATCAGTACGTAAATAGAAGTATTAAAATATTGCCTAACCTTCCTTCATTCATTATATTTAAATACTAAACACCGCTGTTTTATTAATCGCATATTTGTAGGGAAAAGCACGTATGGACATTTCTAAACATTCCAAATAATATCAAAAATCTTTATTACAAAGATAAATTAACATTTCTATGAACAAAGTCTTTATAGGTACATCAAATAGTTATCACAATATATTGTTTAAACATTAAAAATCAGTCTGGCTTCACGTACATCTCATTCGTTTACGATTCTTTTTGAAATCTTTACACTTCGGGGTGGTAAACGTTACAAAAGTGTCATGAGAAGATTTCACTTCCTCGGCGGAGACTTTTTTGACGCTGACTTTGTAGCGACAGTTAAACTGTAGATCGAAGAGATCGAAATATGTAGCCTAAAAAAGAAAACTGTTTAGGCTATTACATTAATTATTACCTATGCTACCGCATATAAATACCTAATGCGCAAATAATTTTCGTGTAGGCAACagttaaaaaattattctaattgtttataagcaaaaaatcaacATGTATTTGCAAAACAATTTTGCAATACTTAAAATcgtttttctttatcttttgataATTATATTgatagaataaatcttcttctttcattAGCTATCCGGAGAATTAATGTAACTTTATATCATATTgatagaataaatcttcttctttcattAGCTATCCGGAGAATTAATGTAACTTTATCATTTTCTGATTtatattattgcaaaaaaatttaatttggtaggtataaacaaataaaataccttTTAAACTATGTAACCGATTGCTTTGAAATTATGATCATATTTAAAGCACCATAAGAACCAATATTCGGTGTAATACGAAGCTTCtctatttattttcaaataagcTAACTTATTTTGCTGATTTGgtactttctaagcaacaaataaagacgaaaacatttaaaaaacgatattttgaagatttttatatgacttatgaCACTATTACCtactcttaaatttgtttcaaatgcttcaattTTTACTGATAGATAAAAACAGTGCAAATTTAGCGTTTTTTGACCTAagtttgttaataattaattaagtccaaaaaatcgactgcaagAAACACTATAGGTTCTTGTTACAGAGGtacatactactcaaaacaactgtcgtttgcctggccggttcaCTGGTCTATAGACTCAATACAAACTTAGAAGATGAATTAATGAATCTAAAATTGATATTTCGATGATGCATAAATATATTTTACCTTAGTCATAGCAGCAACTTTAAAATGCTTGAACGTATTTATCCTGCCATCGCACGGTGTAGACCACCAAGTGACAGTATATTTCGTATATTCTTCTGAGGGATTCCATACTATTCTAGCTTTCAGATTTCCTTTGTTCCATGTAATTCTCAACAATCGAAGCCCTTCTATTCTGTTAGAGTTAGTTCGTTCCAAATCTAATGTGTTATCGTTttctacaaaaaatatatttaagtaaTTTCAGAGACAGACTTAATAAAAAGTATTATGTAATTTTAAGAAAATAGTTCTTTCTGTATCTAGAGCTCCTGCAGAAAAACGAAAAGTTAAGGACATCTACCTACAACACAAGAGAAATTATGCAAGACAGTTAACACGACAAAGCAGGAATCCTGACAAACATGTATTTTTAATATACAACGCCATATACATGAAGGACAGACATTAGCATATAAAGTCATGATGGGTCATATGAACTAGATAAACATAAATGTAGCAAAATCTAACATAATCAATGAGTTACTATAAAGAAACCACTCCTCTGATATAAATAAGAAGAAATTAGAAATAATGGCACATGATGGATGACAACAGCGAAATCGAAAAGATCAATAAAATGATAAtgaatttgttattttattgacTATGAACTACAAACCACACTTAATCACATGAAAAATAAAAAGGGCTGGAGTAATTGATGTAATAAACACAACTAATTAAATATATAGGAACTTTCTCCTCAACCTTTTTAATgttctaaaaaatataaaaaagacgaacaaatgaaaaaacaaaatatgttaTTGCAAATAAATTGAATGTGAATGTAAAAGTAAATGATGTTCAGAAAATATGTGATAAATCTTGCGAGGGAAGCCATTGAAAAAAATGTCACTATAAAGGATTAAGAACTTATGAAGGCTAAGAATAAACTAAGAAGAACACAGTATTTTTGTAAAAGTGATTTAATACAAGTTGAAGCAAAACTATCGAAGAAATCATTACAACATAGCGACATTGCGAAAGAGGAAATGGGAAAAGGTAATGAAACTGAGGTATATATATCAGAAAGTATGTATAAAAATTGAATGGCAAACATGGAACCATAATACTGAAAAACTCgagaaaaggaaaaaaaaacttATTACAAGAAATCACAAAAGTGAGGAAAATTTGGAAACGAGTAAGGCGCAAAATAAGATTATGATTGGACAATGGAATGACTCCTtagaaaaatatgaaatagaTATTGCAGATAATCAGAAGACTAAACAAAAAGGAAACTTCTTCACAGAAATGGAAAACTAGGTATTTTCCAAAAGTGGAGTAATCAATTCTGATCCAAATTAAAATCGTATATTGATAACTTTTCGAGAAAATCGTAACATTGAATTTAGGAAATTAACAACTGACCTGAGAATTACTACTATAAAGATATTGAGCCCTACTTAGATAAAATATACGGGAAAATACCGATCGTtctatcaaattaaaaaaaaaatgtttattagcagtttttatgtagaatgaaccattctcttagaaacaacgcttaaagcgaccggcgGTTTTGAATGTCAGTTCATCTGCAcagtttttcatttatttctgaTACTAAATGTCCGTCCTCACCTTTATAATATTTTGGGTAGGGTTTTATATTGACTTCGTTCTCTTCTTATTTCTTGGCAGAAGATCCTGactttgttatttataaaatcttcttcaatattatttaatttttcttcatTGTACAACCTTTTCTCcgttctgcatattttctttgttCCCTTCTCTTTTCAGCATATAGTTCTCTATTGTTCAAA from the Diabrotica undecimpunctata isolate CICGRU chromosome 1, icDiaUnde3, whole genome shotgun sequence genome contains:
- the LOC140449478 gene encoding uncharacterized protein codes for the protein MDEGASQKCSYVIQSDQHCLQTTAGLCNLIEHQSLVDILLCCGNNCLHAHKIVLACHSKLFRTEFEQNPNIEQVIFSGCDFKIIKALVKFMYDGETCVSEANASNFIAMAKMLHIDSLHIPLNYEFSDSLIDVPKPIFITAKPKYPTFPFKPASSAVNILKSTNSTISNSNPMPKVNRRMYLDAEHQACMKEAIASKLALANLKKEISSAPQPPIFIIEDSYTETTVENFIPADRKNFVTLDVDELNPKFEPKATDKSDVILTVQNGEQRWTANKIKQVLENRANSNVEVMFKTADGTFVTVTDEVLRSLQKEGLQYQVIDEDGKLGEVQELNCLRNEPEEQTTQNNICDMEFQDAYATNSDPNHMDPTNLKSENDIMLEVEPTTLYKSFNMSDYLQPLSKTEEDVRVSPVEDRLKFSPEIFFADFSENL